A single region of the Halopiger xanaduensis SH-6 genome encodes:
- a CDS encoding Tfx family DNA-binding protein encodes MAMIDDVEELLEEIGFDPDSSVLTYRQAQVLALRERGISQADIAGALGTSRANVSSIESSARENLEKARETVAFAEALRAPVRVRVPAGTDLYDVPDLVYEACDEAGVKVDYTAPDLMKVVSDSAGSAVSGREVSTPLIIGVTSNGMVRVRHQE; translated from the coding sequence GTGGCCATGATCGACGACGTCGAGGAGCTCCTCGAGGAGATCGGGTTCGATCCCGACTCGAGCGTGTTGACGTACCGTCAGGCGCAGGTACTCGCGCTGCGGGAGCGAGGGATTTCGCAGGCCGACATCGCCGGGGCGCTCGGCACCTCGCGCGCGAACGTCTCCTCGATCGAGTCGAGCGCGCGGGAAAACTTGGAGAAGGCCCGCGAGACGGTCGCGTTCGCGGAGGCGCTCCGAGCGCCGGTTCGCGTCCGCGTGCCCGCGGGCACCGACCTCTACGACGTGCCCGACCTGGTCTACGAGGCCTGCGACGAGGCCGGCGTCAAGGTCGATTACACCGCGCCGGACCTGATGAAGGTCGTCAGCGACTCGGCGGGCTCGGCCGTCTCGGGGCGCGAAGTGTCGACGCCGCTTATCATCGGCGTCACCTCGAACGGGATGGTTCGCGTTCGCCATCAAGAGTAA
- a CDS encoding TRAM domain-containing protein, whose translation MADCPLADDCPSFSEPISGMGCQHYGDRGGKEWCQHYSQPIEDLKTQPVKSGEEVELDIVDMHESGAGVGRTEDGFIVLVDGLLPECRARVEITQVHSNHARAETLEQLPMDGDEEGDDADSDADGDADADEAAADDESEETDRKSRARERLGSRENFWGS comes from the coding sequence ATGGCAGACTGTCCGCTCGCCGACGACTGTCCGAGCTTCTCCGAACCGATCTCGGGAATGGGGTGCCAACACTACGGTGATCGAGGGGGCAAAGAGTGGTGTCAACACTACAGCCAGCCCATCGAGGACCTGAAGACTCAGCCCGTCAAATCCGGTGAGGAGGTCGAACTCGACATCGTCGACATGCACGAGAGCGGCGCCGGCGTCGGCCGCACCGAGGACGGCTTCATCGTCCTCGTCGACGGCCTGCTGCCCGAGTGTCGCGCCCGCGTCGAGATCACGCAAGTCCACAGCAACCACGCTCGCGCGGAAACTCTCGAGCAGCTCCCGATGGACGGCGACGAGGAGGGCGACGATGCCGACTCGGATGCGGACGGCGACGCGGACGCAGACGAGGCCGCAGCGGACGACGAGAGCGAGGAGACGGACAGGAAGAGCCGCGCTCGCGAACGGCTCGGCAGTCGCGAGAACTTCTGGGGCTCGTAG
- a CDS encoding electron transfer flavoprotein subunit beta/FixA family protein, whose amino-acid sequence MKILVTVKEVVTVDDEFEIEGTEIAERYLGADLNEWDDYAVEEAVQLQEAGIADEVVTVTIGPEDCEQTIRQALAKGADRAIRVWDDALEEFDLLDVGAKRELLGAVIAEEDPDLVLTGVQSGDDNFGATGVSVAEALGYEWAAVVNHLEHDFEGGTASVRRELEGGVEELTEVELPAVLTVQTGINEPRYASLRGIRQAQRKELDVVGLADLGVDAAAIEPKLSLTDMYEPESESDVTVWEGDAEQTATELADLLRDKGVAQ is encoded by the coding sequence ATGAAAATACTCGTCACGGTCAAGGAAGTCGTCACCGTGGACGACGAGTTCGAGATCGAAGGCACCGAGATCGCCGAGCGGTATCTCGGCGCCGACCTGAACGAGTGGGACGACTACGCCGTCGAGGAGGCCGTTCAACTGCAGGAAGCGGGGATCGCCGACGAGGTCGTCACCGTCACCATCGGCCCCGAAGACTGCGAGCAGACGATCCGCCAGGCGCTCGCGAAGGGCGCCGACCGCGCGATCCGCGTCTGGGACGACGCCCTCGAGGAGTTCGACCTCCTCGACGTCGGGGCGAAGCGGGAACTCCTCGGCGCGGTCATCGCCGAGGAGGACCCCGATCTCGTCCTGACCGGCGTCCAGTCCGGCGACGACAACTTCGGCGCGACCGGCGTCTCGGTCGCCGAGGCGCTCGGCTACGAGTGGGCGGCCGTCGTCAATCACTTGGAACACGACTTCGAGGGCGGCACCGCGTCGGTCCGGCGCGAACTCGAGGGCGGCGTCGAGGAGCTCACCGAGGTGGAGCTGCCGGCCGTCCTGACCGTCCAGACGGGGATCAACGAACCCCGGTACGCCAGCCTGCGTGGAATCCGCCAAGCCCAGCGCAAGGAACTCGACGTCGTCGGACTCGCGGACCTCGGCGTCGACGCGGCGGCGATCGAACCAAAACTCTCGCTGACGGACATGTACGAACCCGAAAGCGAGAGCGACGTGACGGTCTGGGAGGGTGACGCCGAGCAGACGGCGACGGAACTCGCCGACCTGCTTCGCGATAAGGGGGTGGCACAATGA
- a CDS encoding electron transfer flavoprotein subunit alpha/FixB family protein: protein MTDILAVADHRRGELRDVSYELLTAGRRLADETGGDLHVAVISGTVDDFASKLDREGVDVVHTVDYGEEFNHGVYAQAITQLYDRLAPQYVLAPNSVNGLDYAPAVATALDVPIVTDVVGLETDGETLTATREMYGGKVETTSELEGPAVVTIRGAEWPAAEGTGDAAIEAADVTIDEDALGSTVNGFEEVAGGDVDISDADVLVSVGRGIEEEENLDLIFDLAEALDATVSSSRPIVDNGWLPKNRQVGQSGKVVTPDVYIAIGISGAVQHVAGMKGSDTIVAINTDPNAPIMDIADYAIVDDLFDVVPALTAEFS from the coding sequence ATGACTGATATCCTCGCGGTCGCCGACCACCGACGCGGCGAGCTCCGCGACGTCAGCTACGAACTGCTCACCGCCGGCCGGCGGCTCGCCGACGAAACCGGCGGCGACCTCCACGTTGCCGTCATCAGCGGCACCGTCGACGACTTCGCCTCGAAGCTCGACCGGGAGGGCGTCGACGTCGTCCACACCGTCGACTACGGCGAGGAGTTCAACCACGGCGTCTACGCGCAGGCGATTACCCAGCTCTACGACCGGCTCGCGCCGCAGTACGTCCTCGCCCCCAACAGCGTCAACGGACTGGACTACGCGCCCGCCGTGGCGACCGCCCTCGACGTGCCGATCGTCACCGACGTCGTCGGCCTCGAGACCGACGGCGAGACGCTGACCGCCACCCGCGAGATGTACGGCGGGAAAGTCGAGACGACGAGCGAGCTCGAGGGCCCTGCGGTCGTCACGATCCGCGGCGCGGAGTGGCCCGCCGCCGAGGGAACCGGCGACGCCGCGATCGAAGCCGCCGACGTGACGATCGACGAGGACGCGCTCGGGTCGACCGTCAACGGGTTCGAGGAGGTGGCCGGCGGCGACGTCGACATCAGCGACGCCGACGTGCTCGTCTCCGTCGGTCGCGGAATCGAGGAGGAGGAGAACCTGGACCTCATCTTCGACCTCGCGGAGGCGCTGGACGCGACGGTGTCGTCCTCTCGGCCGATCGTCGATAACGGCTGGCTGCCCAAGAACCGACAGGTCGGCCAGTCCGGAAAGGTCGTCACGCCGGACGTCTACATCGCGATCGGCATCTCCGGTGCCGTTCAGCACGTTGCCGGGATGAAAGGCTCGGATACCATCGTCGCGATCAACACCGACCCCAACGCGCCGATCATGGACATCGCGGACTACGCGATCGTCGACGACCTGTTCGACGTCGTGCCGGCGCTGACGGCGGAATTTAGCTAA
- a CDS encoding methyl-accepting chemotaxis protein: MGAIGVVGTAQIEDGVQSNVYENYETLALQQSEAVQEFHADNRRTVQSIARYSGLDSANQSEAQAYIDSEVADLDGGGAGEVNVHYLEENGDVVASSLVEPGTDLEGDWVDELDQQSGTYVTDAYQSGEYDDSTARVAYVTDSGDVPDGRVLVYTVPVSDYSISSTDGTRTMVVDSSGTVAFGETRSGLLEPYDESDELMSDADSLESGGMEAGPAQGVLATDDAFAGESYVVGYASVPGTDWVTLVHTPTEQAYGFVEDVRTYGTFATAGAVLLIGLVGAGFGWNTSRSIDRLTTKAARMEEGDLDVDLDSPRIDSIGRLYDGFDSMRDSLQTQIEETTQAREEAEAARAEAERLNDHLEAKADEYSDVMQTAADGDLTARMDPESENEAMTEIAAEFNDMIAEIEATTAEVKSFATEVATASEEVTASSEEVRSASGQVAESIQEISEGADRQNDSLQSVTQEMNGLSTTIEEIAASSNQVAELAERTAETGERGREAAQEAIEGMQEIETDSESAVEEIERLEEEMAQIDDLLEFITEVAEQTNMLALNANIEASRSSSSNEGFSAVAGEVKELAEDTREAAADIEDRLEQIKEQTDRTATEVQRTSDRVSEHTDSVERAADALDEIADYATETNTGVQEISNASDEQAASTQQVVAMVDDVAAIAEQTSSESETVAAAAEEQTTALTEVSRSAGELANRASHLSETLDNFETDADVEPGAAADLESEPEFDSDSVSDAGFDAADGDALETDLSNGTWSNEDDDSDAETVIGGTDGDDVIGGHGDDDDDGDAGFKLAEDAANESDEDVAEGDEVISFDESGVELNESDNEPDQSQKSAADAENADDTDPVDDAIEDAEAGDPEDDSEAVETDDGADPLSDSFQFDRSDDE; the protein is encoded by the coding sequence GTGGGTGCAATCGGGGTCGTCGGGACCGCACAGATCGAAGACGGCGTCCAGTCGAACGTCTACGAGAACTACGAAACGCTCGCCCTCCAGCAGTCGGAGGCGGTCCAGGAGTTCCACGCGGACAATCGGCGGACGGTCCAATCGATCGCTCGCTACAGCGGGCTCGATTCTGCCAATCAATCCGAAGCGCAGGCCTACATCGACAGCGAGGTCGCCGATCTCGACGGCGGCGGTGCAGGCGAGGTGAACGTCCACTACCTCGAGGAGAACGGCGACGTCGTCGCGAGCTCGCTGGTCGAACCGGGAACCGACCTCGAGGGTGACTGGGTCGACGAGCTCGACCAGCAAAGCGGGACGTACGTGACTGACGCGTACCAGAGCGGCGAGTACGACGACTCCACGGCGCGCGTCGCGTACGTGACCGATTCCGGCGACGTGCCCGACGGAAGGGTGCTGGTCTATACGGTTCCCGTGAGCGACTACTCCATCAGCAGCACCGACGGCACGCGGACGATGGTCGTCGACTCGAGCGGCACGGTCGCGTTCGGCGAGACCAGAAGCGGCCTTCTCGAACCGTACGACGAATCGGACGAGCTGATGAGCGATGCCGACTCGCTCGAGTCCGGCGGCATGGAGGCCGGCCCGGCCCAGGGAGTGCTCGCAACTGACGACGCGTTCGCCGGCGAGTCCTACGTCGTCGGCTACGCGTCGGTCCCCGGAACGGACTGGGTGACGCTCGTCCACACGCCGACCGAGCAGGCCTACGGGTTCGTCGAGGACGTCCGCACGTACGGCACGTTCGCGACGGCCGGCGCCGTGTTGCTCATCGGCCTCGTCGGCGCGGGCTTCGGCTGGAACACCTCCAGATCGATCGACCGGCTGACCACGAAGGCCGCCCGCATGGAGGAGGGCGACCTCGACGTCGATCTCGACTCCCCCCGGATCGACAGCATCGGGCGGCTCTACGACGGGTTCGACAGCATGCGCGACTCCCTGCAGACCCAGATCGAGGAGACCACTCAGGCCCGCGAGGAGGCCGAAGCGGCCCGCGCCGAGGCCGAACGGCTCAACGACCACCTCGAGGCGAAAGCCGACGAGTACAGCGACGTGATGCAGACCGCGGCCGACGGCGACCTCACCGCGCGGATGGACCCCGAGAGCGAGAACGAGGCGATGACCGAGATCGCCGCGGAGTTCAACGACATGATCGCCGAAATCGAGGCGACGACGGCCGAGGTCAAGTCCTTCGCGACCGAGGTCGCGACGGCCTCCGAGGAAGTGACCGCCTCGAGCGAAGAAGTTCGGTCCGCGTCCGGTCAGGTCGCGGAGTCCATTCAGGAGATTTCCGAGGGTGCCGACCGGCAGAACGACAGCCTCCAGTCGGTCACCCAGGAGATGAACGGCCTCTCGACGACGATCGAGGAGATCGCCGCCTCCTCGAACCAGGTCGCCGAACTCGCCGAGCGGACGGCCGAGACCGGCGAACGCGGTCGCGAAGCCGCCCAGGAGGCCATCGAGGGGATGCAGGAGATCGAAACCGACTCCGAGTCCGCCGTCGAGGAGATCGAACGCCTCGAGGAGGAGATGGCGCAGATCGACGACCTGCTCGAGTTCATCACCGAGGTCGCCGAGCAGACCAACATGCTGGCGCTGAACGCCAACATCGAGGCCTCGCGCTCGAGCAGTTCCAACGAGGGCTTCTCGGCGGTCGCCGGCGAGGTCAAGGAACTCGCCGAGGACACCCGCGAAGCCGCGGCCGACATCGAAGACCGACTCGAACAGATCAAGGAACAGACCGACCGCACCGCGACGGAGGTCCAGCGCACCAGCGACCGGGTCTCCGAGCACACCGACTCGGTCGAACGCGCCGCGGACGCGCTCGACGAGATCGCCGACTACGCGACCGAGACCAACACCGGCGTGCAGGAAATCTCCAACGCCAGCGACGAGCAGGCGGCCTCGACCCAGCAGGTCGTCGCGATGGTCGACGACGTCGCGGCGATCGCCGAGCAGACCAGTTCCGAGAGCGAGACGGTCGCCGCCGCCGCCGAGGAGCAGACGACCGCGCTCACCGAGGTCTCCCGCAGCGCCGGCGAACTCGCGAACCGCGCCTCCCACCTCTCGGAGACGCTCGACAACTTCGAGACCGACGCGGACGTCGAACCCGGCGCCGCTGCTGACCTCGAGTCCGAACCGGAGTTCGATTCCGATTCCGTTTCGGACGCCGGATTCGACGCGGCCGACGGCGACGCGCTCGAGACCGACCTATCGAACGGGACGTGGAGCAACGAGGACGACGATTCGGACGCCGAGACCGTGATCGGCGGTACGGACGGTGACGACGTGATCGGCGGTCACGGTGACGATGATGATGACGGGGACGCCGGATTCAAACTCGCCGAAGACGCCGCGAATGAGTCGGACGAGGACGTCGCGGAGGGCGACGAGGTCATCTCCTTCGACGAATCGGGCGTCGAACTGAACGAATCGGACAACGAACCCGACCAGTCGCAGAAATCCGCGGCCGACGCGGAGAACGCGGACGACACCGACCCCGTTGACGACGCGATCGAGGACGCGGAGGCCGGCGACCCAGAAGACGACAGCGAGGCCGTCGAAACGGACGACGGCGCGGACCCGCTCTCGGACTCGTTCCAGTTCGATCGCTCGGACGACGAGTAA
- a CDS encoding polyprenyl synthetase family protein, with product MELLERRRALIEERLVDVIDGVDPETLNEEVRHVALSGGKRVRPMVTVLACETVGGTAEDAVEFGVGIELVHNASLVIDDIIDRSELRRGTPSAWAEFGYGPAIIASDGLLGEAFSLFSADPDATRVVADAMVELGIGEATELSAKPENEAEYMTLARRKTGALFRAAAELGAIAADSEPVTVEALGEYAERVGIAFQIRDDVLDAVSDPEELGKPTGHDAALERPSVVQVTDLTPEEANARARAEADRAIDALDRVEVADSEAEEYLLELAEFVVERER from the coding sequence ATGGAACTTCTGGAGCGCCGTCGGGCGCTAATTGAGGAGCGTCTCGTCGACGTTATCGACGGGGTCGATCCCGAGACGCTCAACGAGGAAGTTCGCCACGTCGCGCTGTCCGGCGGGAAGCGCGTGCGGCCGATGGTGACGGTGCTGGCCTGCGAAACGGTCGGCGGAACGGCCGAGGACGCGGTCGAGTTCGGCGTCGGCATCGAACTCGTCCACAACGCGTCGCTCGTCATCGACGACATCATCGACCGCTCGGAGCTTCGCCGCGGGACGCCGAGCGCCTGGGCCGAGTTCGGCTACGGGCCGGCGATCATCGCCAGCGACGGCCTGCTCGGCGAGGCCTTTAGCCTCTTCTCGGCGGATCCGGACGCGACGCGAGTCGTCGCCGACGCGATGGTCGAACTCGGCATCGGGGAGGCGACGGAGCTCTCGGCCAAGCCGGAAAACGAAGCGGAGTACATGACGCTGGCCCGCCGTAAGACCGGCGCGCTGTTCCGCGCCGCCGCCGAACTCGGCGCGATCGCCGCCGACTCCGAGCCGGTCACCGTCGAGGCGCTGGGCGAGTACGCCGAGCGCGTCGGGATCGCCTTCCAGATCCGGGACGACGTGTTAGACGCCGTTTCCGACCCCGAGGAACTCGGCAAACCGACCGGCCACGATGCCGCCCTCGAGCGCCCGTCGGTCGTCCAGGTGACGGACCTCACACCCGAGGAAGCGAACGCACGCGCGCGAGCGGAAGCCGACCGCGCGATCGACGCGCTCGACCGAGTCGAGGTCGCCGATTCGGAGGCCGAGGAGTACCTGCTCGAGCTGGCGGAGTTCGTCGTCGAGCGCGAGCGGTAA
- a CDS encoding DUF373 family protein, producing MLLVLCVDLDDDLGRKTGFTTPVIGRDPVEEAAIALATEDPEDSDVNVIFQGLHVYDDLDERDESVEVAVVTGNEDGDVAANREVGDEVDTVLASLSTAEDVTALVITDGAQDESVIPVIRSRVPIDGVRRVVVRQAQNLESMYYTIKQVLDDPETRGTVLIPLGILLLIYPLALIGSALEMPGFVLGTTSALLGLYLISRGLRLGDRLDTAVERARRSLYAGRTTLLAYVVAAALFVLGGVSGTNELEAVRESTAGEVSAPVMLAALVYGSIQWLAAAGVTTSLGQITDEYIAGSLEWRYLNAPFYVVSIALVLRAVSAFFLDRVAISYLAAALTAGTLLGIASTLAFAVLESRYADSEDESESETDAEGRRKADSV from the coding sequence ATGCTGCTGGTCCTGTGCGTCGACCTCGACGACGACCTGGGTCGCAAGACCGGCTTCACGACGCCGGTGATCGGCCGCGACCCCGTCGAAGAGGCGGCGATCGCCCTCGCGACGGAAGACCCCGAGGACTCCGACGTCAACGTCATTTTCCAGGGGTTACACGTCTACGACGATCTGGACGAGCGCGATGAGAGCGTCGAGGTTGCCGTCGTCACCGGCAACGAGGACGGCGACGTCGCCGCCAACCGCGAGGTCGGGGACGAAGTCGATACCGTCCTCGCGAGCCTCTCGACCGCCGAGGACGTCACCGCCCTGGTCATCACCGACGGGGCGCAGGACGAATCCGTCATCCCGGTGATCCGCTCGCGGGTCCCCATCGACGGCGTCCGACGGGTCGTCGTCCGGCAGGCCCAGAACCTGGAGTCGATGTACTACACCATCAAGCAGGTGTTGGACGACCCCGAGACGCGGGGGACCGTCCTGATCCCGCTCGGGATCTTACTGCTGATCTACCCGCTCGCGCTGATCGGCAGCGCCCTCGAGATGCCCGGCTTCGTCCTCGGGACGACCTCGGCGCTGCTCGGGCTCTACCTCATCTCCCGCGGGTTGCGGTTGGGCGACCGACTCGATACCGCGGTCGAACGCGCCCGGCGCTCGCTGTACGCCGGTCGGACGACGCTGCTCGCGTACGTCGTCGCCGCCGCCCTGTTCGTCCTCGGCGGCGTCAGCGGCACGAACGAACTCGAGGCCGTCCGGGAGTCGACGGCCGGCGAGGTCAGCGCGCCGGTCATGCTCGCCGCGCTGGTCTACGGCTCGATCCAGTGGCTCGCCGCCGCCGGCGTGACGACCAGCCTCGGCCAGATCACCGACGAGTACATCGCCGGCAGCCTCGAGTGGCGGTACCTCAACGCGCCGTTCTACGTCGTCTCGATCGCGCTCGTCCTGCGCGCGGTTAGCGCCTTCTTCCTCGACAGGGTGGCGATCAGCTACCTCGCGGCGGCGCTGACCGCCGGAACGCTGCTGGGCATCGCGAGCACGCTCGCCTTTGCCGTCCTCGAGTCGCGGTACGCGGACTCGGAGGACGAGTCAGAGTCAGAAACGGACGCCGAGGGTCGGCGCAAGGCGGATAGCGTCTGA